A single Pseudomonas sp. HN11 DNA region contains:
- a CDS encoding NAD(P)H-dependent glycerol-3-phosphate dehydrogenase yields the protein MTEQRPIAVLGGGSFGTAVANLLAENGHAVRQWMRDPEQAEAIRVQRENPRYLKGIKIHPAVEPVTDLLETLTACDLCFVALPSSALRSVLAPHAERLAGKLLVSLTKGIEGQTFKLMSEILEEIAPQARIGVLSGPNLAREVAEHALTATVVASEDEALCERVQAVLHGRTFRVYASNDRFGVELGGALKNVYAIIAGMAVALGMGENTKSMLITRALAEMTRFAVNQGANPMTFLGLAGVGDLIVTCSSPKSRNYQVGFALGQGLSLEDAVTRLGEVAEGVNTLKVLKAKAQEVGVYMPLVAGLHAILFEGRTLNQVIELLMRAEPKTDVDFISTSGFN from the coding sequence ATGACTGAACAGCGCCCTATCGCGGTCCTGGGAGGCGGAAGTTTTGGTACCGCCGTGGCAAACCTGCTGGCCGAGAACGGTCACGCTGTGCGCCAGTGGATGCGTGATCCCGAACAAGCCGAGGCTATCCGGGTGCAACGGGAAAATCCGCGTTACCTCAAAGGCATCAAGATTCATCCGGCGGTCGAGCCTGTTACCGACCTGCTGGAAACCCTCACCGCCTGCGACCTGTGCTTTGTCGCGCTGCCGTCCAGCGCCTTGCGCTCGGTGCTGGCGCCCCATGCCGAGCGCCTGGCGGGCAAGCTGCTGGTCAGCCTGACCAAGGGCATCGAGGGGCAGACCTTCAAGCTGATGAGCGAAATCCTTGAAGAGATCGCCCCGCAAGCGCGTATTGGTGTGCTGTCCGGGCCGAACCTTGCACGGGAAGTCGCCGAGCACGCGCTGACCGCCACCGTGGTGGCCAGTGAAGATGAAGCCCTCTGCGAACGCGTCCAGGCCGTGCTGCATGGCCGCACCTTTCGGGTCTATGCCAGCAACGACCGTTTTGGTGTCGAACTGGGCGGTGCGCTGAAAAACGTCTACGCGATTATTGCCGGCATGGCCGTGGCGCTGGGCATGGGTGAAAACACCAAGAGCATGCTGATCACCCGCGCGTTGGCCGAGATGACCCGCTTTGCAGTGAACCAGGGCGCCAACCCCATGACTTTCCTTGGGCTGGCAGGCGTGGGCGATTTGATCGTCACCTGCTCCTCGCCGAAAAGTCGCAACTATCAAGTCGGGTTCGCGCTCGGCCAGGGCCTGAGCCTGGAAGATGCGGTCACGCGCCTGGGCGAAGTGGCCGAAGGGGTCAACACCCTCAAGGTGCTCAAGGCCAAGGCCCAGGAAGTCGGTGTGTACATGCCGCTGGTCGCCGGGTTGCACGCGATCCTGTTTGAAGGGCGCACCTTGAACCAGGTCATCGAGTTGTTGATGCGCGCTGAACCCAAAACCGATGTCGACTTTATTTCCACCAGTGGTTTCAACTGA
- a CDS encoding DUF4389 domain-containing protein produces MNDPKAAPKYESIALRILWMLVFALVWQVAQFLLGALVVVQLIYRLVYSAPNLGLMNFGDSLSQFLAQIGRFGSFHTEQKPWPFADWPTPRAPEGEAAHSVPPAPHPVRDEEPKL; encoded by the coding sequence ATGAACGATCCGAAAGCAGCCCCCAAATACGAATCCATTGCCCTGCGCATCCTGTGGATGCTGGTGTTTGCCCTGGTGTGGCAGGTGGCGCAATTCCTGCTCGGCGCACTGGTGGTGGTGCAGTTGATCTACCGGCTGGTGTACAGCGCTCCTAACCTGGGCCTGATGAACTTCGGCGACAGCCTCAGCCAGTTCCTCGCACAGATCGGCCGTTTCGGCAGCTTCCACACCGAACAGAAGCCTTGGCCGTTCGCCGACTGGCCGACCCCGCGCGCACCCGAGGGTGAGGCTGCCCACAGCGTGCCGCCGGCGCCGCACCCGGTGCGTGATGAAGAGCCGAAGCTGTGA